The proteins below are encoded in one region of Micromonospora yangpuensis:
- the dcd gene encoding dCTP deaminase codes for MLLSDRDLLDEIKAGTLALEPFEPELLQPSSIDVRLDRLFRVFNNHLYTHIDPAQQQDDLTTEVEVPDGEPYVLHPGEFVLASTLEVVTLADTLAARLEGKSSLGRLGLLTHSTAGFIDPGFSGHVTLELSNVANLPITLWPGMKIGQLCIFRLSSAAEHPYGSARYGSRYQGQRGPTPSRSWQSWQTWPTR; via the coding sequence ATGCTCCTCTCCGACCGCGACCTGCTCGACGAGATCAAGGCGGGCACGCTCGCGCTGGAGCCGTTCGAGCCCGAGTTGTTGCAGCCGTCCAGCATCGACGTACGCCTGGACCGGCTCTTCCGGGTCTTCAACAACCACCTGTACACCCACATCGATCCGGCGCAGCAGCAGGACGACCTGACCACCGAGGTCGAGGTGCCCGACGGGGAGCCGTACGTGCTGCACCCCGGCGAGTTCGTGCTCGCCTCCACGCTTGAGGTGGTCACCCTCGCCGACACCCTCGCCGCCCGACTGGAGGGCAAGTCGAGCCTGGGCCGGCTGGGGCTGCTCACCCACTCGACCGCCGGCTTCATCGACCCGGGCTTCTCCGGCCACGTCACGCTGGAGCTGTCGAACGTGGCGAACCTGCCGATCACCCTCTGGCCGGGCATGAAGATCGGCCAGCTCTGCATCTTCCGGCTCTCCTCCGCCGCCGAGCATCCCTACGGCTCCGCCCGGTACGGCTCCCGGTACCAGGGCCAGCGGGGCCCCACCCCGAGCCGTTCCTGGCAGAGCTGGCAGACCTGGCCCACCCGCTGA
- a CDS encoding zinc metalloprotease produces the protein MGPRPSLLTRRAAGVASTTLALLLSTAAVGVAPAVAAVPAAADEVCVEPAESHADARIRPGGVAAQEPNELTAAQVQAREADLAAALRERASSRNAIVGPLAAITIPVVVHVIQRDSTRAGGNIPDSMVNSQISVLNQAFSGATGGASTAFGFQLQQINRVTNSAWYPIRQGSSAERSMKSSLRTGGKNTLNIYLGQLSNNLLGWATFPQRTLSTMDGVVVLSESLPGGTATNYNQGDTGTHEVGHWLNLYHTFQGGCSSTGDSVSDTPAEASAASGCPTGRDTCSAAGLDPITNFMDYSYDSCMYQFTAGQASRMSSAWSAYRAV, from the coding sequence ATGGGACCCCGTCCCTCCCTGCTGACCCGGCGTGCCGCCGGTGTCGCCTCGACGACCTTGGCGCTGCTGCTCAGCACCGCCGCCGTGGGTGTGGCACCCGCGGTCGCCGCCGTACCCGCCGCAGCCGACGAGGTCTGCGTCGAGCCCGCGGAGAGCCATGCCGACGCCCGGATCAGGCCGGGTGGTGTGGCGGCGCAGGAGCCCAACGAGCTGACCGCCGCGCAGGTGCAGGCGCGGGAGGCCGACCTGGCCGCCGCGCTGCGGGAGCGGGCCTCCTCGCGTAACGCGATCGTGGGTCCGCTGGCCGCCATCACGATCCCGGTGGTGGTGCACGTGATCCAGCGGGACAGCACCCGGGCCGGCGGCAACATCCCGGACTCGATGGTCAACTCGCAGATCAGCGTGTTGAACCAGGCGTTCAGCGGGGCCACCGGCGGGGCGTCCACCGCGTTCGGGTTCCAGCTGCAGCAGATCAACCGGGTCACCAACTCGGCGTGGTATCCGATCAGGCAGGGCTCCTCGGCGGAGCGGTCGATGAAGTCCTCGCTGCGTACGGGCGGCAAGAACACCCTCAACATCTACCTCGGCCAGCTGAGCAACAACCTGCTGGGCTGGGCGACCTTCCCGCAGCGCACGCTGAGCACCATGGACGGCGTGGTGGTTCTGAGCGAGTCACTGCCAGGTGGCACCGCCACCAACTACAACCAGGGCGACACCGGCACCCACGAGGTGGGGCACTGGCTGAACCTGTACCACACCTTCCAGGGCGGCTGCTCCAGCACGGGTGACAGCGTCAGCGACACCCCGGCCGAGGCGTCGGCGGCCTCGGGTTGCCCGACCGGCCGGGACACCTGCAGCGCGGCGGGGCTCGACCCGATCACCAACTTCATGGACTACAGCTACGACTCGTGCATGTACCAGTTCACCGCTGGTCAGGCGAGCCGGATGAGCAGCGCGTGGAGCGCGTACCGGGCGGTCTGA
- a CDS encoding NlpC/P60 family protein, with product MAHHAPRPPSTRSASADQVTAAPRLRWFRCTTVLAALAVTAGILTGVPGAAHADPSVSDIERQIDQDWNRLEPIIERHNAVRQDLAEKRREAAALGARIEPLRRQVDAALRKVSALAVQAYKGETVSAVNALLAGRTPGELMSRIELVDRFAHRQQEQVRAVRLLRDELAARKAPLDRMIIQLSRTEAGLAASRKQIDAEIARLQKLRLRVYGRGGGGSLRPAPCPATYPGGAAGKAVTFACAQIGKPYVWGAEGPDAYDCSGLMLAAWAKAGVRLPHNAARQRKVTPSVSRTELRPGDLVFYYRDLHHVGMYVGAGWVVHASRAGVPVRMKRLDDSPVHSFGRPG from the coding sequence GTGGCACACCATGCCCCGCGGCCACCGTCGACCCGGTCGGCCTCCGCCGACCAGGTGACGGCTGCGCCGCGCCTTCGCTGGTTCCGCTGCACCACCGTCCTCGCCGCGCTGGCGGTGACCGCCGGCATCCTGACCGGGGTGCCCGGCGCGGCCCACGCCGACCCGTCGGTGTCGGACATCGAACGCCAGATCGACCAGGACTGGAACCGACTCGAACCGATCATCGAGCGACACAACGCCGTCCGTCAGGACCTGGCCGAAAAACGCCGGGAGGCCGCTGCTCTCGGCGCCCGGATCGAGCCGCTGCGACGCCAGGTGGACGCGGCGCTGAGGAAGGTCAGCGCGCTCGCCGTCCAGGCGTACAAGGGTGAGACCGTCTCGGCGGTCAACGCGCTGCTGGCCGGCCGTACGCCGGGTGAGCTGATGAGCCGGATCGAGCTGGTCGACCGGTTCGCCCACCGGCAGCAGGAGCAGGTCCGGGCGGTACGGCTGCTCCGCGACGAGCTGGCCGCCCGCAAGGCGCCCCTGGACCGGATGATCATCCAACTCAGCCGCACCGAGGCGGGGTTGGCCGCCAGTCGGAAACAGATCGACGCCGAGATCGCCCGGCTGCAGAAACTCCGGCTCCGGGTCTACGGTCGGGGCGGCGGTGGCTCGTTGCGTCCGGCGCCCTGCCCGGCCACGTACCCGGGAGGCGCGGCCGGGAAGGCGGTCACCTTCGCCTGCGCCCAGATCGGCAAGCCGTACGTCTGGGGGGCCGAGGGGCCCGACGCGTACGACTGCTCCGGTCTGATGCTCGCCGCCTGGGCGAAGGCCGGCGTCCGGCTGCCGCACAACGCGGCCCGGCAGCGCAAGGTGACCCCGTCGGTGAGCCGGACCGAGCTGCGCCCCGGCGACCTGGTCTTCTACTACCGCGACCTGCACCACGTCGGGATGTACGTCGGTGCCGGCTGGGTGGTGCACGCCTCCCGGGCCGGGGTGCCGGTCCGGATGAAGCGCCTCGACGACAGTCCCGTGCACAGCTTCGGCCGCCCCGGCTAG
- a CDS encoding pyridoxamine 5'-phosphate oxidase family protein: MASWSEFAADEPRLADGIRVLMQQYGPGFGYLATVRADGGPRVHPVSPVITDEGLFCFVIDSPKRRDLERDGRYALHSFPPEESDDEAYVAGRARPVTDQRRVARLAEIGRAAPQVDWRLFEFTVDVAMLARHGQGQAVPGQAPERPAVQVWLDPHGGAGATRLVTADVPDQWAGRRRDRDPHYSAA; the protein is encoded by the coding sequence ATGGCATCCTGGTCCGAATTCGCCGCTGACGAGCCTCGCCTCGCCGACGGGATCCGCGTTCTCATGCAGCAGTACGGGCCGGGCTTCGGCTACCTGGCCACCGTCCGCGCCGACGGTGGGCCCCGGGTGCACCCGGTCTCCCCGGTGATCACCGACGAGGGGCTGTTCTGCTTCGTCATCGACTCACCCAAGCGCCGCGACCTGGAGCGCGACGGGCGTTACGCGCTGCACTCGTTCCCGCCGGAGGAGAGCGACGACGAGGCGTACGTCGCCGGCCGCGCCCGCCCGGTGACCGACCAGCGCCGGGTCGCCCGGCTGGCCGAGATCGGGCGGGCCGCGCCGCAGGTCGACTGGCGGCTCTTCGAGTTCACCGTCGACGTGGCGATGCTGGCCCGGCACGGGCAGGGCCAGGCGGTGCCGGGTCAGGCCCCTGAGCGCCCGGCGGTGCAGGTCTGGCTCGACCCGCACGGCGGTGCCGGCGCCACCCGCCTCGTCACCGCCGACGTGCCGGACCAGTGGGCCGGTCGACGACGCGACCGTGACCCGCACTACTCCGCCGCCTGA
- a CDS encoding ABC transporter ATP-binding protein, giving the protein MIRQWTPARALRLAPLAGPGPVTALLVLNTAVGVLPIVFVVASSRLLGAVPQVADAGWNASTQRLLVTNFAVAVGALLLREALTPLRDAVGELLARRIDGVLIDDLMAAALGTDDLVPLTDPRVTDALRTAVRELEEGVRSPGQAAAGAFALLARVVEWLGYCLAVAVLFAWWAGLVLGAVVLLFRRAQRRGLRRYAEARAALDGAERRVDYLRRLSVEPGAGPEIRVFGLRGWLWDELGAAYRAWLTPVWAARRKAYLGPFYLVTAVGVVAVGGVLAGLGATASGALSLTGFFLVTQATLGAVRLGEFYPETDLQVTVGMRAYDAVRRFRTEVAKVPDRPRTGGATVTPRIPDPAQSRVPDPRDGIHFDQVTFRYPGRREAVLDRLDLTLAAGQCTAIVGANGAGKSTIVKLLARLHAPDQGAVRLDGTDIADYPLDAWRRKLAVIFQDFARYEVSATDNIGFGAVRAIDDQSGIRAAAEAAGIAADLDRLPGGPDAPLARHIGGGVQLSGGQWQRIALARAVFALRHGCPILVLDEPTASLDVRSEARFFDEFTDLVGGATTVLISHRFSTVRRADHIVVLDGGRVAEQGSHAQLLAQQGRYAGMFRLQAARFGQVRA; this is encoded by the coding sequence GTGATCCGCCAGTGGACCCCGGCGCGGGCCCTGCGGCTCGCGCCGCTGGCCGGCCCCGGCCCGGTGACCGCCCTGCTTGTCCTGAACACCGCAGTCGGCGTACTGCCGATCGTGTTCGTGGTGGCGAGCAGCCGGCTGCTCGGCGCGGTGCCGCAGGTCGCCGACGCCGGCTGGAACGCCTCCACCCAGCGACTGCTGGTCACCAACTTCGCGGTGGCGGTGGGGGCCCTGCTGCTGCGGGAGGCGCTGACCCCGCTGCGGGACGCGGTGGGTGAGCTGCTCGCCCGGCGGATCGACGGTGTCCTGATCGACGACCTGATGGCTGCGGCCCTCGGCACCGACGACCTCGTGCCGCTGACCGACCCGCGGGTCACCGACGCGCTGCGGACGGCGGTGCGGGAGTTGGAGGAGGGGGTGCGCAGCCCCGGCCAGGCGGCCGCCGGCGCGTTCGCGCTGCTGGCCCGGGTGGTCGAGTGGCTCGGCTACTGCCTGGCGGTGGCGGTGCTGTTCGCCTGGTGGGCCGGGCTCGTCCTCGGCGCGGTCGTGTTGCTGTTCCGTCGGGCGCAGCGGCGCGGGCTGCGGCGCTACGCCGAGGCCCGGGCCGCGCTGGACGGCGCCGAGCGGCGCGTCGACTACCTGCGCCGACTCTCGGTCGAGCCGGGCGCCGGCCCGGAGATCCGGGTCTTCGGCCTGCGAGGCTGGCTGTGGGACGAGTTGGGCGCGGCGTACCGGGCCTGGCTGACGCCGGTGTGGGCCGCCCGCCGGAAGGCCTACCTGGGACCGTTCTACCTGGTCACCGCAGTCGGCGTGGTGGCGGTCGGCGGGGTCCTCGCCGGGCTGGGCGCGACCGCGTCGGGTGCGCTGAGCCTCACCGGATTCTTCCTGGTCACCCAGGCCACGCTGGGTGCCGTCCGGCTGGGGGAGTTCTACCCGGAGACCGACCTGCAGGTCACAGTCGGGATGCGGGCGTACGACGCGGTGCGGCGGTTCCGGACCGAGGTGGCCAAGGTCCCGGACCGGCCGCGCACCGGTGGTGCCACGGTCACCCCCCGAATCCCGGACCCGGCGCAGTCCCGCGTGCCCGACCCTCGCGACGGGATTCACTTCGACCAGGTGACCTTCCGCTACCCGGGGCGCCGGGAAGCCGTGCTCGACCGCCTCGACCTCACCCTCGCCGCCGGACAGTGCACGGCGATCGTCGGGGCGAACGGAGCCGGTAAGTCCACGATCGTCAAACTGCTCGCCCGGCTGCACGCCCCGGACCAGGGGGCGGTGCGGCTGGACGGCACCGACATCGCCGACTATCCGCTGGACGCCTGGCGGCGCAAGCTCGCGGTCATCTTCCAGGACTTCGCCCGGTACGAGGTTTCGGCCACCGACAACATCGGCTTCGGTGCGGTGCGGGCGATCGACGACCAGTCCGGGATCCGCGCCGCCGCAGAGGCCGCCGGCATCGCGGCGGACCTGGACCGGCTGCCCGGCGGGCCGGACGCGCCGCTGGCCCGGCACATCGGCGGCGGGGTGCAGCTCTCCGGGGGCCAGTGGCAGCGCATCGCCCTGGCCCGCGCGGTGTTCGCGCTGCGGCACGGCTGCCCGATCCTGGTGCTCGACGAGCCGACCGCGAGCCTGGACGTCCGCAGCGAAGCGCGCTTCTTCGACGAGTTCACCGACCTGGTGGGTGGGGCGACGACGGTGTTGATCTCCCACCGGTTCTCGACCGTGCGGCGCGCCGACCACATCGTCGTGCTCGACGGCGGTCGGGTCGCCGAGCAGGGCAGCCACGCGCAGCTGCTGGCTCAACAGGGCCGCTACGCGGGCATGTTCCGGTTGCAGGCCGCCCGGTTCGGCCAGGTGCGGGCGTGA
- a CDS encoding ABC transporter ATP-binding protein, whose amino-acid sequence MIRAIGRMLGTAWRASRGRTLTAGALTVVGAVATPLVAVGLASLTREVVAGNTTSAALAGLAVAVAAVAALVCAHFSHVAYFELAELTELDFDRELADLSHGPPGIAHHERPDLADRFTVLQRETRQFHTGLGAVLSLGGLAVAMAVTVVLLAQVSPLLLLFPLAVAPPLIAARLAERIQDRARTGSAENTRVARNLFGLSTSVRYAGELRIFGLGAQLRRRHDTLWRAATDRLWAGHLRSAWVRAAGQGLFALAYCGAVLVAVRQAVVGGGDLGGVVLVVALAMQVNHQITAAVALVRDLYRIASAYRHVDELRAELLPPTSDADRDPPPRLTQGITFDGVSFVHPGADRAALREVRVSLPAGSTVAVIGDNGAGKSTFVKVLCGLYEPTAGRILIDGVDQRRFPVHRWRERMAVGFQDFVRFELSARHSVGLGDLPRLDDDDAVREALRRADAADLTAQLPAGLDTTLGTAYAAGTELSGGQWQKLALARGFMRRTPLLLVLDEPSSALDPQAEHLLFERLATTAKQAGQASGAVTVFISHRFSTVASADLIVVLAQGQVVETGDHRSLLAAGGRYAQLYREQAQAYG is encoded by the coding sequence GTGATCCGGGCGATCGGCCGGATGCTGGGGACGGCGTGGCGGGCCAGCCGTGGCCGGACCCTGACCGCCGGCGCGCTGACCGTCGTCGGGGCGGTGGCCACCCCGCTCGTCGCGGTCGGGCTCGCCTCGCTGACCCGGGAGGTGGTGGCCGGCAACACCACCTCGGCCGCGCTCGCCGGTCTGGCCGTGGCGGTGGCCGCGGTCGCGGCGCTGGTCTGCGCGCACTTCAGCCACGTCGCCTACTTCGAACTGGCCGAGCTCACCGAGCTGGACTTCGACCGGGAACTGGCCGACCTGTCGCACGGGCCGCCCGGCATCGCGCACCACGAACGGCCCGATCTCGCCGACCGGTTCACCGTCCTGCAGCGGGAGACCCGGCAGTTCCACACCGGGCTCGGCGCCGTGCTCAGCCTCGGTGGGCTGGCCGTCGCGATGGCCGTCACCGTCGTACTGCTGGCGCAGGTGAGCCCGCTGCTGCTGCTGTTCCCGCTGGCGGTGGCGCCGCCCCTGATCGCCGCCCGGCTGGCCGAGCGGATCCAGGACCGGGCCCGCACCGGGTCGGCCGAGAACACCCGGGTCGCCCGCAACCTCTTCGGGTTGAGCACCTCGGTGCGGTACGCGGGTGAGCTGCGGATCTTCGGGCTCGGTGCGCAGCTGCGCCGCCGCCACGACACCCTCTGGAGGGCCGCCACCGACCGGCTCTGGGCCGGGCACCTGCGGTCGGCCTGGGTACGTGCCGCAGGTCAGGGACTCTTCGCGTTGGCCTACTGCGGTGCCGTCCTGGTCGCGGTCCGCCAGGCGGTCGTCGGCGGTGGCGACCTCGGCGGCGTCGTGCTGGTGGTCGCGTTGGCCATGCAGGTCAACCACCAGATCACCGCCGCGGTCGCGCTGGTGCGGGACCTGTACCGAATCGCCAGCGCGTACCGGCACGTCGACGAGCTGCGGGCCGAACTGTTGCCGCCGACCAGCGACGCGGACCGCGATCCGCCGCCGCGCCTGACGCAGGGGATCACCTTCGACGGGGTGTCGTTCGTCCATCCCGGCGCGGACCGCGCCGCCCTACGCGAGGTCCGGGTGAGCCTGCCGGCCGGTTCGACCGTGGCGGTGATCGGCGACAACGGCGCCGGCAAGTCGACCTTCGTGAAGGTGCTGTGCGGGCTGTACGAGCCGACCGCCGGCCGGATCCTGATCGACGGGGTGGACCAGCGCCGGTTCCCCGTGCACCGGTGGCGGGAGCGCATGGCGGTCGGCTTCCAGGACTTCGTCCGGTTCGAGTTGTCGGCCCGGCACAGCGTCGGTCTGGGTGACCTGCCGCGGCTGGACGACGACGACGCAGTGCGGGAGGCGCTGCGCCGCGCCGACGCGGCCGACCTGACGGCGCAGCTGCCGGCGGGGCTGGACACCACGCTGGGCACGGCGTACGCGGCCGGTACGGAACTGTCCGGGGGGCAGTGGCAGAAGCTGGCCCTGGCCCGGGGGTTCATGCGGCGTACTCCGCTGCTGTTGGTGCTCGACGAGCCCAGCTCGGCGTTGGATCCGCAGGCTGAGCACCTGCTGTTCGAACGGCTGGCCACGACGGCGAAGCAGGCCGGTCAGGCCAGCGGCGCGGTCACGGTCTTCATCTCGCACCGGTTCTCCACCGTCGCGTCGGCCGACCTGATCGTCGTCCTGGCGCAGGGCCAGGTCGTCGAGACCGGAGATCACCGCAGCCTGCTGGCCGCCGGTGGCCGGTACGCGCAGCTGTATCGGGAGCAGGCGCAGGCGTACGGCTGA